The following proteins are co-located in the Tenrec ecaudatus isolate mTenEca1 chromosome 11, mTenEca1.hap1, whole genome shotgun sequence genome:
- the CAPG gene encoding macrophage-capping protein produces MYTPIPQSGSPFPASVQNPGLHIWRVEKLKPVPVAPENQGIFFSGDSYLVLHNGPEELSHLHLWIGQQSSRDEQGACAVLAVHLNTLLGERPVQHREVQGNESDLFMSYFPRGLKYQEGGVESAFHKTSSGAAPAAVKKLYQVKGKKNIRATEQALSWASFNTGDCFILDLGQTILVWCGGKSNILERNKARDLALAIRDSERQGKAHVEIVTDGEEPEEMTQVLGPKPPLKEGNPEEDLTADRTNAQAAALYKVSDATGQMNLTKVADSSPFPQELLLADDCFVLDYGLCGKIYIWKGRKANEKERQAALHVAEGFISRMQYAPNTQVEILPQGRESPIFKQFFKDWK; encoded by the exons ATGTACACACCCATCCCTCAGAG CGGTTCCCCGTTCCCAGCCTCCGTGCAGAACCCTGGCCTGCACATCTGGCGGGTGGAGAAGCTGAAGCCAGTGCCTGTCGCCCCCGAGAACCAGGGCATCTTCTTCTCGGGAGACtcctacctggtcctgcacaatGGCCCGGAAGAACTCTCTCACCTGCACTTGTGGATAG GCCAGCAGTCATCTCGGGATGAGCAGGGGGCCTGTGCGGTACTGGCCGTGCATCTCAACACCCTGCTGGGGGAGCGGCCCGTGCAGCACCGGGAAGTGCAGGGCAACGAGTCTGACCTCTTCATGAGCTACTTCCCACGGGGCCTCAAGTACCAG GAAGGCGGTGTGGAGTCTGCGTTTCACAAGACCTCCTCCGGGGCCGCCCCAGCTGCTGTCAAGAAACTCTACCAGGTGAAGGGGAAGAAGAACATCCGTGCCACGGAGCAGGCGCTGAGCTGGGCCAGCTTCAACACTGGAGACTGCTTCATCCTGGACCTGGGCCAG ACCATCCTCGTCTGGTGCGGTGGCAAGTCCAACATCCTGGAGCGCAACAAGGCGCGGGACTTGGCCCTGGCCATTCGGGACAGCGAGCGGCAGGGCAAGGCCCACGTGGAGATCGTCACTGATGGGGAGGAGCCCGAGGAGATGACGCAG GTCCTGGGCCCCAAGCCCCCACTGAAGGAGGGCAACCCTGAGGAAGACCTCACAGCTGACCGGACAAACGCCCAAGCCGCCGCTTTGTATAAG GTCTCAGATGCCACTGGGCAGATGAACCTGACCAAAGTGGCCGACTCGAGCCCCTTCCCCCAAGAGCTGCTCCTAGCTGACGACTGCTTCGTGCTGGACTACGGACTCTGCGGCAAGATCTACATCTGGAAGG GGCGAAAGGCTAACGAGAAGGAGCGGCAGGCGGCGCTCCACGTGGCGGAGGGCTTCATCTCCCGCATGCAGTACGCGCCCAACACTCAG GTGGAGATTCTGCCTCAGGGCCGGGAGAGTCCTATCTTCAAGCAATTCTTCAAGGACTGGAAGTGA